A stretch of the Buchananella sp. 14KM1171 genome encodes the following:
- a CDS encoding chloride channel protein encodes MRASHSPSRPAKHTPAASPGAASPAPPSPADRVRQLVAAHRSALAVVAVGIGVLVGLASVLFDLMIRGWSWLGTGYADYAGHAGAAHSWLGLPAWVFLLFLPVISALLYGPLVARFAPSARGHGIPEVMLAVAKNGGRIPGRVAVVKLIASSLTIGGGGSAGREGPIVQVGAALGSSIAGGLRLPTSRVVLLAAAGAAGGIAATFHAPLAGAVFALEVILAAFSAESFGYVVLSSVAASVTARAIQGSHTMVDIGASLTMTDLTDMGWVALVGVGAGLVGLGFSKLLYLIEDAIDWLWGFLRLPEWSRPAVLGLVLGAGLVAAPVLYGSGGSVQLAALSGQYSIGVLLLLVLGRAIYTSWTIGMGGSGGVFAPTLFLGALAGSAFGQAIAYLTDASPAVYGVIGMGAAFAGAARAPLTGVLIIVEMTEQYSLILPLMLAVVLATAASRYLTRATIYTEKLRRRGDALTQPVDRTLLGRRSAQQLMGAVPAVLSPATTLDEAARTMRQAGVSALPVCRGGSLEGEFLGVVTALDLALAADVAPTAPTLATLPLNHVSVPAHCLPSQVLKRLLPGGPEGVPVLDDAGCVIGWISQPDLVGKMRRAQLRALEQGKQSSWGSRFLDRRRARR; translated from the coding sequence ATGCGCGCCTCTCACAGCCCCTCCCGCCCAGCCAAGCACACTCCTGCCGCCTCCCCGGGCGCGGCCAGCCCCGCGCCGCCCTCCCCCGCTGACCGCGTGCGCCAGCTGGTGGCCGCTCACCGCTCCGCCCTGGCCGTGGTGGCCGTGGGCATCGGCGTGCTGGTGGGCCTGGCCTCCGTCCTGTTCGACCTGATGATCCGGGGCTGGTCCTGGCTGGGCACGGGCTACGCCGACTACGCCGGCCACGCCGGGGCAGCCCACAGCTGGCTGGGGCTGCCCGCCTGGGTATTCCTGCTGTTCCTGCCGGTCATCTCCGCGCTCCTGTACGGCCCGCTGGTGGCCCGCTTCGCGCCCTCCGCGCGCGGGCACGGCATCCCCGAGGTGATGCTGGCGGTGGCCAAGAACGGCGGGCGCATCCCCGGGCGCGTGGCGGTGGTCAAGCTGATCGCCTCCTCCCTCACCATCGGCGGCGGTGGCTCGGCCGGCCGCGAGGGCCCGATCGTGCAGGTGGGCGCCGCCCTAGGCTCCTCGATCGCCGGGGGCCTGCGCCTACCCACCTCCCGCGTGGTGCTCCTGGCCGCAGCCGGCGCCGCCGGTGGCATCGCCGCCACCTTCCACGCGCCGCTGGCCGGGGCCGTGTTCGCCCTGGAGGTGATCCTGGCGGCCTTCTCTGCGGAGTCCTTTGGCTACGTGGTGCTTTCTTCCGTCGCTGCCTCCGTCACGGCGCGCGCCATCCAGGGCTCGCACACGATGGTGGACATCGGGGCCAGCCTGACCATGACGGACCTGACCGACATGGGCTGGGTGGCCCTGGTGGGCGTCGGGGCCGGCCTGGTGGGGCTGGGCTTTTCCAAGCTGCTCTACCTGATAGAGGACGCCATCGACTGGCTGTGGGGATTCCTGCGCCTGCCGGAGTGGTCCCGCCCCGCCGTGCTCGGCCTGGTGCTGGGGGCGGGGTTGGTGGCCGCGCCGGTGCTCTACGGCTCGGGCGGCTCGGTGCAGCTGGCCGCCCTGAGCGGGCAGTACTCGATCGGCGTGCTGCTCCTGCTGGTGCTGGGCCGGGCCATCTACACCTCCTGGACCATCGGCATGGGCGGGTCGGGTGGAGTGTTTGCCCCCACCCTGTTCCTGGGGGCGCTGGCCGGTAGCGCCTTCGGGCAGGCGATCGCCTACCTGACTGACGCCTCCCCGGCCGTCTACGGCGTGATCGGCATGGGGGCGGCCTTCGCGGGCGCGGCCCGGGCCCCGCTGACCGGCGTGCTCATCATCGTGGAGATGACCGAGCAGTACTCGCTTATCCTTCCGCTCATGCTGGCGGTGGTGCTGGCCACGGCCGCCTCCCGCTACCTCACCCGCGCCACTATCTACACCGAGAAGCTGCGCCGCCGGGGCGACGCGCTTACCCAGCCGGTGGACCGCACCCTGCTGGGCCGGCGCAGCGCCCAGCAGCTGATGGGGGCCGTGCCCGCCGTCCTCTCCCCCGCCACCACGCTCGACGAGGCCGCCCGCACCATGCGCCAGGCCGGAGTGAGCGCCCTGCCGGTCTGCCGGGGCGGCTCCCTGGAGGGCGAGTTCCTGGGGGTGGTGACCGCCCTGGATCTGGCCTTGGCCGCCGACGTTGCGCCCACCGCCCCCACCCTGGCCACCCTGCCGCTCAACCACGTGAGCGTGCCCGCGCACTGCCTGCCCTCGCAGGTGCTCAAGCGGCTTTTGCCGGGCGGCCCGGAGGGCGTGCCGGTGCTGGACGACGCCGGGTGCGTGATCGGCTGGATCTCCCAGCCCGACCTGGTGGGCAAGATGCGCCGGGCCCAGCTGCGGGCCCTGGAGCAGGGCAAGCAGTCCTCGTGGGGATCGCGCTTCCTGGACAGGCGGCGCGCCCGACGCTGA
- the acnA gene encoding aconitate hydratase AcnA, which yields MSVNSFGAKSTLTVGEKDYQIFRLDAVPGLDQLPYSLKVLAENLLRTEDGANVTRAHVEALANWDPTAEPDTEIQFTPARVVMQDFTGVPCIVDLATMREAVAELGGDPTRINPLAPAEMVIDHSVQIDVFGTADAFQRNVEREYERNGERYQFLRWGQGAFDNFRVVPPGTGIVHQVNIEYLARTVFTKPEADGTVVAYPDTCVGTDSHTTMVNGLGVLGWGVGGIEAEAAMLGQPVSMLIPKVVGFKLSGAIPAGATATDVVLTITQKLRQHGVVGKFVEFYGEGVSAVPLANRATIGNMSPEFGSTAAMFPIDDVTLGYLRLTGRSEESIALVEAYAKAQGLWHDPSREPKFSEYLELDLSTVVPSIAGPKRPQDRIELSAAKEAFAQAIGTYAPQGERGDVPVTLENGTVTRLNHGDVAIASITSCTNTSNPSVMLAAGLLARNAVARGLKSKPWVKTSMAPGSKVVTDYYTKAGLWGDLDALGFNLVGYGCATCIGNSGPLPGPVSEAVRENDLAVCAVLSGNRNFEGRINPDVKMNYLASPPLVVAYALAGTMDFDFATQPLGQDPDGNDVFLADIWPTPQEVQHTIDTAIDREMFEDSYSDVFAGDEHWQGLDTPEGDTFAWDAASTYVRKPPYFEGMGMQTTPVRDIEGARVLLKLGDSVTTDHISPAGSFKPETPAGKYLLANGVQPRDFNSYGSRRGNHEVMIRGTFANIRIRNEVVPGVEGGFTRDFTQAEAPVATVYDAAQNYLAAGTPLVVLGGKEYGSGSSRDWAAKGTALLGVKAVIVESFERIHRSNLIGMGVLPLQFPAGQTRDTLGLTGEETFTITGIEALNEGVTPKTVHVRAQREGGQAIEFDAVVRIDTPGEADYFRHGGILQYVLRQLASA from the coding sequence ATGAGCGTTAACTCTTTTGGAGCCAAGTCCACCCTCACCGTAGGGGAGAAGGACTACCAGATCTTCCGGCTCGACGCGGTGCCGGGCCTTGACCAGCTCCCCTACAGCCTGAAGGTGCTCGCAGAGAACCTGCTGCGCACCGAGGACGGTGCCAACGTCACCCGCGCCCACGTCGAGGCCCTGGCCAACTGGGACCCGACCGCAGAGCCGGACACCGAAATCCAGTTCACCCCTGCCCGCGTGGTCATGCAGGACTTCACCGGCGTGCCCTGCATCGTCGACCTGGCCACCATGCGCGAGGCCGTGGCGGAACTGGGCGGCGACCCCACCCGCATCAACCCGCTCGCCCCGGCGGAGATGGTGATCGACCACTCCGTGCAGATCGACGTCTTCGGCACCGCCGACGCCTTCCAGCGCAACGTGGAGCGCGAATACGAGCGCAACGGCGAGCGCTACCAGTTCCTGCGCTGGGGCCAGGGCGCATTCGACAACTTCCGCGTGGTCCCGCCCGGCACCGGCATCGTGCACCAGGTCAACATCGAGTACCTGGCCCGCACCGTCTTCACCAAGCCCGAGGCCGACGGCACCGTGGTGGCCTACCCGGACACCTGCGTCGGCACCGACTCCCACACCACCATGGTCAACGGCCTGGGCGTGCTGGGCTGGGGCGTGGGCGGCATCGAGGCCGAGGCGGCCATGCTGGGCCAGCCCGTCTCCATGCTCATCCCCAAGGTGGTCGGTTTCAAGCTCTCCGGCGCCATCCCCGCCGGCGCCACCGCCACCGACGTGGTCCTCACCATCACCCAGAAGCTGCGCCAGCACGGCGTGGTGGGCAAGTTCGTGGAGTTCTACGGCGAGGGCGTCAGCGCCGTGCCGCTGGCCAACCGCGCCACCATCGGCAACATGAGCCCCGAGTTCGGCTCCACCGCCGCCATGTTCCCCATCGACGACGTCACCCTGGGCTACCTGCGCCTGACCGGGCGCTCCGAGGAGTCCATCGCCCTGGTGGAGGCCTACGCCAAGGCCCAGGGGCTGTGGCACGACCCGTCCCGCGAGCCCAAGTTCTCCGAGTACCTGGAGCTGGACCTGTCCACCGTGGTGCCCTCCATCGCCGGCCCCAAGCGCCCCCAGGACCGCATCGAGCTCTCCGCCGCCAAGGAGGCCTTTGCGCAGGCGATCGGCACCTACGCGCCGCAGGGCGAGCGCGGGGACGTGCCCGTCACGCTCGAAAACGGCACCGTCACGCGCCTGAACCACGGCGACGTGGCCATCGCCTCCATCACCTCCTGCACCAACACCTCCAACCCGTCCGTCATGCTGGCCGCCGGCCTGCTGGCCCGCAACGCCGTGGCGCGCGGCCTGAAGTCCAAGCCGTGGGTGAAGACCTCCATGGCCCCCGGCTCCAAGGTGGTCACCGACTACTACACCAAGGCCGGCCTGTGGGGTGACCTGGACGCGCTCGGCTTCAACCTGGTGGGATACGGCTGCGCCACCTGCATCGGCAACTCCGGCCCGCTGCCCGGCCCCGTCAGCGAGGCCGTGCGGGAGAACGACCTGGCCGTGTGCGCCGTGCTCTCCGGCAACCGCAACTTCGAGGGGCGCATCAACCCCGACGTGAAGATGAACTACCTGGCCTCCCCGCCGCTGGTGGTGGCCTACGCGCTGGCCGGCACCATGGACTTCGACTTCGCCACCCAGCCGCTGGGCCAAGACCCCGACGGCAACGACGTGTTCCTGGCGGACATCTGGCCCACTCCGCAGGAGGTGCAGCACACCATCGACACCGCCATCGACCGCGAGATGTTTGAGGACTCCTACTCAGACGTCTTCGCCGGCGACGAGCACTGGCAGGGCCTGGACACCCCCGAGGGAGACACCTTCGCGTGGGACGCCGCCTCCACCTACGTGCGCAAGCCCCCCTACTTCGAGGGCATGGGCATGCAGACCACGCCGGTACGGGACATCGAAGGTGCGCGTGTGCTGCTCAAGCTGGGCGACTCCGTCACCACCGACCACATCTCCCCGGCCGGCTCCTTCAAGCCGGAGACCCCGGCCGGCAAGTACCTGCTCGCCAACGGCGTGCAGCCGCGCGACTTCAACTCCTACGGCTCTCGCCGCGGCAACCACGAGGTCATGATTCGCGGCACGTTTGCCAACATCCGCATCCGCAACGAGGTGGTGCCCGGCGTCGAGGGTGGCTTCACCCGCGACTTCACCCAGGCCGAGGCCCCCGTCGCCACGGTGTACGACGCCGCCCAGAACTACCTGGCCGCTGGCACGCCCCTGGTGGTGCTGGGCGGCAAGGAGTACGGCTCGGGCTCCTCGCGCGACTGGGCCGCCAAGGGCACCGCCCTGCTGGGCGTCAAGGCCGTCATCGTGGAGTCCTTCGAGCGCATCCACCGCTCCAACCTGATCGGCATGGGCGTGCTGCCGCTGCAGTTCCCGGCCGGACAGACCCGCGACACCCTGGGCCTGACCGGTGAGGAGACCTTCACCATCACCGGCATCGAAGCGCTCAACGAGGGCGTCACCCCCAAGACCGTGCACGTGCGCGCGCAGCGCGAGGGCGGCCAGGCCATCGAGTTCGACGCGGTGGTGCGCATCGACACCCCCGGCGAGGCGGACTACTTCCGCCACGGCGGCATCCTGCAGTACGTGCTGCGCCAGCTGGCCTCCGCGTAG
- a CDS encoding class I SAM-dependent RNA methyltransferase, whose amino-acid sequence MNEELALEIGPIAHGGHCVAHTEDGQLVFVRHTAPGERVRARVTKRGRYWQADAVEVLEPSVHRVPSVWPAAGPGGVGGAEFGHLEPGYQRELKAEVITDCLRRTGSRALAEHVAQRVGAVTVSAVEAVEAAAGQDGQGGQHRQVGQQRQGGRTRIEAVVNAEGRLAMHRHASHELVELTDMPLAVPELRELGLFGPDSPWRKLWRPGDRVRAVAPSASPVLVGIEGKFYTADRQEAPATVVERVDSPVGELTYQLDAAGFWQVQRGAPAALVAGVMDLARPQPGERILELYSGAGLFSQALGRAVATGSGGRKAGGGSVVTVEGSPRAVRAARRNCHGLPVTALSGSVDPAGITKAAAKLGGQVDLVVLDPPRAGARGPVMRAVCQLGARAIVLVACDPAALARDCEAATQEGYWPTQLRAWDLFPNTHHVESMVLLQPVGK is encoded by the coding sequence GTGAACGAAGAACTAGCCCTTGAGATCGGGCCGATCGCCCACGGCGGCCACTGCGTGGCCCACACCGAGGACGGCCAGCTGGTCTTTGTGCGCCACACCGCCCCGGGGGAACGGGTGCGCGCCCGCGTCACCAAGCGGGGACGCTACTGGCAGGCCGACGCCGTCGAGGTGCTGGAGCCCAGCGTCCACCGCGTCCCGAGCGTCTGGCCGGCCGCCGGCCCCGGCGGGGTAGGCGGAGCGGAGTTCGGTCACCTGGAGCCCGGCTACCAGCGCGAGCTGAAGGCCGAGGTGATCACCGACTGCCTGCGCCGCACCGGCTCCAGGGCCCTGGCCGAGCACGTGGCCCAGCGGGTGGGCGCCGTGACCGTCTCGGCAGTGGAGGCAGTGGAGGCTGCGGCCGGGCAGGACGGCCAGGGCGGGCAGCATCGGCAGGTTGGGCAGCAGCGTCAGGGTGGGCGCACCCGCATCGAGGCGGTGGTCAACGCCGAGGGCCGCCTGGCCATGCACCGGCACGCCAGCCACGAGCTGGTGGAGCTGACCGACATGCCCCTGGCCGTGCCCGAGCTGCGCGAGCTCGGCCTGTTCGGGCCCGACTCGCCGTGGCGCAAGCTGTGGCGCCCCGGCGACCGGGTGCGGGCCGTGGCCCCCTCCGCCAGCCCGGTGCTGGTGGGCATCGAGGGCAAGTTCTACACCGCGGACCGCCAGGAAGCCCCCGCCACCGTGGTCGAGCGCGTGGACAGCCCGGTGGGGGAACTGACCTACCAGCTGGACGCGGCCGGCTTCTGGCAGGTCCAGCGCGGCGCTCCCGCCGCCCTGGTGGCCGGGGTGATGGACCTGGCCCGTCCCCAGCCCGGAGAGCGGATCCTGGAGCTCTACTCCGGGGCCGGCCTGTTCTCCCAGGCCCTCGGGCGGGCCGTGGCCACCGGTAGCGGTGGGAGGAAGGCGGGCGGCGGCAGCGTCGTCACCGTAGAAGGCTCCCCGCGCGCCGTGCGGGCGGCCCGGCGCAACTGCCACGGCCTGCCCGTCACCGCGCTGTCGGGCAGCGTGGACCCGGCCGGAATCACGAAGGCCGCCGCCAAACTGGGCGGCCAGGTGGACCTCGTCGTCCTGGACCCGCCGCGGGCGGGCGCTCGCGGCCCCGTGATGAGGGCGGTTTGCCAGCTCGGTGCGCGCGCAATCGTGCTGGTCGCCTGCGACCCGGCCGCCCTGGCGCGGGACTGCGAGGCGGCCACCCAGGAGGGGTACTGGCCCACCCAACTGCGGGCGTGGGACCTTTTTCCTAACACGCATCATGTGGAATCCATGGTGCTGCTCCAACCGGTGGGCAAGTAA
- a CDS encoding potassium channel family protein, with amino-acid sequence MHIVIVGAGRVGTALATRLEEQGHSVAIIDRAPEAFERLPESFEGRRITGLGFDRDTLIRAGIEHAYGLAAVTNGDNSNILAARVARETFKVERVVARIYDPRRADLYTRLGIPTVGTVRWTTQRMAHMLLPTDLSVIHQDASGEVSLCNPIVSSAWIGTPYAQIEERVGGRVAYLTRAGVTRLPGGRDVFQESDDVFFLIPTSQIDRVTRLLGTPPQED; translated from the coding sequence GTGCACATCGTCATTGTGGGCGCGGGCCGCGTAGGCACCGCGCTGGCCACCCGGCTAGAGGAACAAGGCCACTCCGTTGCGATCATCGACCGCGCCCCGGAGGCCTTCGAGCGGCTCCCGGAGAGCTTCGAGGGCCGGCGGATCACGGGCCTGGGCTTTGACCGCGACACCCTGATTCGCGCCGGAATCGAGCACGCCTACGGGCTGGCCGCAGTGACCAACGGCGACAACTCAAACATCCTGGCCGCGCGCGTGGCCCGCGAGACCTTCAAGGTGGAGCGGGTGGTGGCCCGCATCTACGACCCGCGCCGCGCAGACCTCTACACGCGCCTGGGCATCCCCACCGTCGGCACCGTGCGCTGGACCACCCAGCGCATGGCCCACATGCTGCTGCCCACCGACCTGAGCGTGATCCACCAGGACGCCTCCGGCGAGGTCAGCCTGTGCAACCCGATCGTCTCCTCCGCCTGGATCGGCACGCCGTACGCGCAGATCGAGGAGCGGGTGGGCGGCCGCGTGGCCTACCTGACCCGCGCCGGCGTGACCCGCCTGCCCGGGGGCCGCGACGTCTTCCAGGAGAGCGACGACGTCTTCTTCCTGATACCCACCAGCCAGATCGATAGGGTCACCCGCCTGCTGGGTACCCCGCCGCAGGAGGACTAA
- a CDS encoding potassium channel family protein has product MRAVIAGAGSVGRTIAADLIAAGHEVTLVENRPGKMQISTVPSAEWVLGDACAPDALDEADTASCDVLVAATGDDKANLVISFLAKTEFGVPRVVARVNEPRNEWLFDSSWGVDVPVSTPRIMTRIVEEAVSAGELVRLGAFQSGAQVYQGTLLPGAVSEGKRLIELELPADVAVTAVVQEGRPVPALADQVLSSGDSLLLVIGKAAGPDALAVLRGLLRPAAQ; this is encoded by the coding sequence ATGCGCGCAGTGATTGCTGGGGCCGGCTCCGTGGGCCGCACCATCGCCGCAGACCTGATCGCTGCCGGCCACGAGGTCACCCTGGTGGAGAACCGGCCCGGGAAGATGCAGATCTCCACGGTGCCCAGCGCCGAGTGGGTGCTTGGCGACGCGTGCGCGCCCGACGCGCTGGACGAGGCGGACACGGCCTCCTGCGACGTGCTGGTGGCCGCCACCGGGGACGACAAGGCCAACCTGGTCATCTCTTTCCTGGCCAAGACCGAGTTCGGGGTGCCGCGCGTGGTGGCGCGCGTGAACGAGCCGCGCAACGAGTGGCTGTTCGACTCCTCGTGGGGCGTGGACGTGCCCGTCTCCACCCCCCGGATCATGACCAGGATCGTGGAGGAGGCGGTCAGCGCCGGCGAGCTGGTGCGCCTGGGGGCCTTCCAGTCCGGGGCGCAGGTGTATCAGGGCACGCTGCTGCCGGGGGCGGTCAGCGAGGGCAAGCGCCTGATCGAGCTGGAGCTGCCGGCCGACGTTGCCGTCACGGCCGTAGTGCAGGAGGGCCGCCCGGTGCCCGCCCTGGCGGACCAGGTGCTCTCTAGCGGGGACTCACTGCTGCTGGTCATCGGCAAGGCCGCCGGCCCCGACGCCCTTGCCGTCCTGCGCGGCCTCCTTCGCCCAGCCGCTCAGTAG
- a CDS encoding DUF3159 domain-containing protein, which yields MTSKVNGGLLGQVGQQSFSLNEAVGGPLGVLESLAPGTAFIACFLLTGRIGLALAIAGSITAVFVVLRLVRRSTLKGVFSGFIGLAVGVVWAYRTGRAEDVYLPSILINAAYGSVVAISALIGWPILGMFLGVIHGRPLSWYRTASAGFKRAALLATWLWVAVFAVRLGVKVPLYLSGSTGTLGVFHLLLGLPLFALAAWGSWLLLSGWAKEAAQDGKGVGAGGLADDQQQ from the coding sequence ATGACTAGCAAGGTGAACGGTGGCCTGCTGGGGCAGGTGGGGCAGCAGTCCTTCTCCCTGAACGAGGCCGTGGGTGGACCGTTGGGGGTGCTGGAGTCCCTGGCCCCCGGCACGGCCTTCATTGCCTGCTTCCTGCTCACCGGGCGGATCGGGCTGGCCCTAGCCATCGCCGGCTCTATCACCGCCGTCTTCGTGGTGCTGCGCCTGGTGCGCCGCTCCACCCTCAAGGGCGTCTTCTCCGGCTTCATCGGCCTGGCGGTGGGCGTGGTGTGGGCCTACCGCACCGGCCGCGCCGAGGACGTCTACCTGCCCTCCATCCTCATCAACGCCGCCTACGGCAGTGTCGTGGCGATCTCCGCCCTGATCGGCTGGCCCATCCTGGGAATGTTCCTGGGTGTCATCCACGGCCGCCCGCTTTCCTGGTACCGCACGGCCTCCGCCGGTTTCAAGCGGGCCGCCCTGCTGGCCACCTGGCTGTGGGTGGCGGTCTTCGCGGTGCGCCTGGGCGTGAAGGTTCCCCTCTACCTGTCCGGCTCCACCGGGACGCTGGGCGTCTTCCACCTGCTGCTGGGCCTGCCGCTGTTCGCGCTGGCCGCGTGGGGCAGCTGGCTGCTACTGAGCGGCTGGGCGAAGGAGGCCGCGCAGGACGGCAAGGGCGTCGGGGCCGGCGGCCTTGCCGATGACCAGCAGCAGTGA
- a CDS encoding DUF3710 domain-containing protein: MGWFTRKKDADVTLQKEVLPEELQERREVVNKPAADKKHGPYDISERKIRPGYLDMGPLKIMQLPGVALRLDVAPDRQTVLGVSYPLGSSDLNLAVFAAPRSGGLWREIRESMADQMVADGGRAEIVTSCFGKEIRAQIPVQSPDGKRAVVPIRVIGVEGPRWFLRAMIRGPLAMAPHDPNKLNPAENILSATIVDRGSEPMPPRKVLALQPPTARIPAAATAALSLDPNDARGPEITEIR; the protein is encoded by the coding sequence ATGGGTTGGTTCACGCGCAAGAAGGACGCAGACGTCACGCTCCAAAAGGAGGTACTGCCTGAGGAGCTGCAGGAGCGCCGCGAAGTGGTGAACAAGCCCGCTGCGGACAAGAAGCACGGCCCCTACGACATCTCCGAGCGAAAGATTCGCCCCGGCTACCTGGACATGGGGCCGCTGAAGATCATGCAGCTGCCGGGGGTGGCGCTGCGCCTGGACGTGGCGCCGGACCGGCAGACCGTGCTGGGCGTGAGCTATCCGCTCGGCAGCAGCGACCTGAACCTGGCGGTCTTTGCCGCGCCGCGTTCCGGCGGGCTGTGGCGGGAGATCCGCGAGTCCATGGCCGACCAGATGGTGGCCGACGGCGGGCGTGCAGAGATCGTTACCTCCTGCTTCGGCAAGGAGATCCGCGCCCAGATCCCGGTGCAGTCCCCGGACGGCAAGCGGGCCGTGGTGCCTATCCGCGTGATTGGGGTGGAGGGGCCGCGCTGGTTCCTGCGCGCCATGATCCGCGGGCCCCTGGCGATGGCGCCGCACGACCCGAACAAGCTCAACCCGGCGGAGAACATCCTGTCTGCCACCATCGTGGATCGCGGCAGCGAGCCCATGCCGCCCCGGAAGGTGCTGGCCCTCCAGCCGCCCACGGCGCGCATCCCGGCCGCCGCCACCGCCGCCCTGTCGCTGGACCCGAACGACGCTCGGGGCCCGGAGATCACCGAGATTCGGTGA
- a CDS encoding DUF4193 domain-containing protein encodes MATDYDAPRKNEDDVSEDSLEELKARRNEAGSSSVDEDETEAAEGFELPGADLSNEELTVRVLPRQVDEFTCSQCFLVHHRSQLAFEENGQPVCQECAE; translated from the coding sequence ATGGCCACTGATTACGACGCCCCCCGCAAGAACGAAGACGACGTTTCGGAAGACTCGCTCGAAGAACTCAAGGCGCGCCGCAACGAGGCCGGTTCCTCGTCAGTTGACGAGGACGAAACCGAGGCCGCCGAGGGCTTTGAACTGCCCGGCGCAGACCTCTCCAACGAAGAACTGACCGTGCGCGTTCTACCGCGCCAGGTGGACGAGTTCACCTGCTCCCAGTGCTTCTTGGTGCACCACCGCAGCCAGCTCGCCTTCGAGGAGAACGGCCAGCCGGTGTGCCAGGAGTGCGCAGAGTAA
- the sepH gene encoding septation protein SepH yields the protein MIELELLGVDSTGDRLVLVNAEGERFTLEIDDSLRATVRRSRPALVPAQGTAMRPKEIQALLRAGATPAEVAEASGMAVEMVEKFAAPVRGEQAWAVERAQNCRVGHDADAPTLGDLVVDRLAARAVDPSSLQWDAIRRGNEPWEVFVTFVQAAEEREARWSVDLSTGSVRGLNDQARWLTETSTPGPLPAGLRAHAAQAHAPGGAGLAAPGGSSRAQGAAGSPEPGHATVSHLHSPAQGVSLELLDQLDQARGRRAGETTPPPPPPPPAEPLDAARVLSLPRRSEESALSTAPRLGADVPAGLPSYLTGGVSARTDKTEAHAPQPGVQAEAAAGGEAERDERGKGRGGRGHKRGQVSAEPTLFEEGASAGGAQGDEPGGADAAAVSVPAPEEAEKPKRGARRSIPTWDEIVFGSRR from the coding sequence TTGATCGAACTGGAGCTGCTGGGAGTAGACAGCACCGGTGACCGTCTGGTGCTCGTGAACGCCGAGGGCGAGCGCTTCACCCTCGAGATCGACGATTCCCTGCGGGCCACCGTGCGCAGGTCCCGCCCCGCCCTGGTCCCCGCGCAGGGGACGGCCATGCGCCCCAAGGAGATTCAGGCGCTGCTGCGCGCCGGCGCCACCCCCGCCGAGGTCGCCGAGGCCTCCGGCATGGCGGTGGAGATGGTAGAGAAGTTCGCCGCCCCCGTGCGCGGCGAGCAGGCCTGGGCCGTGGAGCGGGCGCAGAACTGCCGGGTGGGCCACGACGCCGACGCCCCCACGCTGGGCGACCTGGTGGTGGACCGCTTGGCGGCGCGCGCCGTGGACCCGAGCTCGCTGCAGTGGGACGCTATCCGGCGCGGCAACGAGCCGTGGGAGGTGTTCGTGACCTTCGTGCAGGCCGCCGAGGAGCGCGAGGCCCGCTGGAGCGTTGACCTTTCCACCGGTTCGGTGCGGGGCCTAAACGATCAGGCGCGCTGGCTGACCGAGACCTCCACGCCCGGTCCGCTGCCCGCCGGTCTGCGCGCCCACGCCGCCCAGGCCCACGCCCCCGGCGGCGCCGGCTTGGCGGCCCCGGGCGGGTCTTCCCGCGCGCAGGGCGCTGCCGGTTCGCCCGAGCCGGGGCACGCCACCGTTTCTCACCTGCACTCCCCCGCCCAGGGGGTCTCCCTGGAGCTGTTGGACCAACTGGACCAGGCGCGCGGCAGGCGCGCGGGTGAGACCACGCCTCCGCCGCCGCCCCCACCGCCGGCCGAGCCGCTCGATGCGGCCCGCGTCCTGTCCCTGCCGCGCCGCTCCGAGGAGAGCGCCCTGTCCACCGCGCCGCGACTGGGGGCCGACGTGCCCGCTGGCCTGCCCTCCTACCTGACCGGCGGAGTATCGGCCCGCACCGACAAGACCGAGGCGCACGCCCCCCAGCCTGGCGTCCAGGCGGAGGCTGCCGCCGGGGGCGAGGCCGAGCGCGACGAGCGTGGCAAGGGCCGGGGCGGGCGAGGCCACAAGCGCGGGCAGGTGAGCGCCGAGCCGACCCTCTTCGAGGAGGGGGCGAGCGCAGGGGGCGCGCAGGGAGACGAACCGGGCGGCGCCGACGCCGCCGCAGTGAGCGTCCCGGCGCCCGAGGAGGCGGAGAAGCCCAAGCGGGGCGCGCGGCGCTCGATCCCCACGTGGGATGAGATCGTCTTCGGCTCGCGCCGCTAG